From Diospyros lotus cultivar Yz01 chromosome 4, ASM1463336v1, whole genome shotgun sequence, a single genomic window includes:
- the LOC127799076 gene encoding ankyrin repeat domain-containing protein EMB506, chloroplastic: MLSFATPTFRLRRMPPIPAVAAPASSPPTCSCSKNSFRSIGVRPETSIFRVYFADESSKLWRISALGRTPAFWEDPDDGSGSDYDEEDDDIEDEESNLDFESDWEGEEELVASARAPSYIANKPSVEDKYEEDLLEEVEQLLGPEERAILQQNAAPNISKISTAKWSLLHSLALAGQIRYMDMLLANGLDINLVDKDGLSALHTAIIGKKEAMISHLLRKGARPNIRDRDGASPLHYAVQVGARQTVKLLIKYNVDLNATDNEGWTPLHIAVQSRNRDIAKVLLVNGADKNRRNKEGKTPLDLALCYGKDFKSYDLAKLLKIVPANREL, from the exons ATGCTATCCTTTGCTACTCCAACTTTCCGATTGAGGCGAATGCCCCCAATTCCAGCTGTCGCCGCCCCAGCTTCTTCACCGCCCACTTGTAGTTGCAGCAAAAATTCCTTTCGGTCGATCGGCGTTCGTCCAGAAACATCAATTTTCAGAGTGTATTTTGCCGATGAGAGCTCAAAACTATGGCGCATCTCCGCTTTGGGGAGAACTCCAGCATTTTGGGAAGATCCCGACGACGGCAGTGGCAGCGACTACGACGAAGAAGACGACGACATTGAAGACGAAGAAAGTAACTTGGATTTCGAGAGCGActgggaaggagaagaagaattagTTGCTTCAGCTCGGGCTCCTTCTTATATTGCTAATAAGCCCTCAGTAGAAGACAAGTACGAGGAGGACCTTCTGGAAG AGGTTGAACAGCTTTTGGGACCAGAAGAAAGAGCTATTTTGCAACAGAATGCAGCTCCAAATATCAGTAAAATATCAACA GCAAAATGGAGCCTTCTTCATTCTCTTGCACTTGCTGGGCAGATAAGGTACATGGACATGCTACTTGCAAATGGGCTTGACATTAATCTTGTTGACAAG GATGGTCTGTCTGCTCTGCATACTGCAATTATTGGTAAAAAGGAGGCTATGATCAGTCATCTATTGAGAAAAGGTGCAAGACCTAACATTAGGGATCGG GATGGTGCTTCCCCTCTTCATTATGCAGTTCAAGTTGGAGCCAGGCAAACTGTGAAGTTATTAATCAAATACAATGTTGACTTGAATGCCACTGATAAC GAAGGATGGACACCATTGCATATTGCTGTTCAAAGTAGAAATAGAGACATAGCAAAAGTTTTGCTTGTCAATGGAGCGGACAAGAACAGAAGAAATAAG GAAGGGAAGACGCCCCTTGATCTGGCCTTGTGTTATGGCAAAGACTTTAAATCTTATGACCTCGCCAAATTGCTGAAGATTGTACCAGCTAACAGAGAATTGTGA